In Aquila chrysaetos chrysaetos unplaced genomic scaffold, bAquChr1.4, whole genome shotgun sequence, the following are encoded in one genomic region:
- the SLC16A13 gene encoding monocarboxylate transporter 13, producing PGGWGVLGGAFLQAALVAGGVRALGLCLRPLGGAFGARAGAAAWVGSAPLAALQLGGPLGSALSTRFGARPVAMVGGFLSGLGLFLGAFATHMTHLYLSVGLLAGLGWALVFTPSLGTVGRYFPAQRALATGLVVSGASVSGLALGPLVPLLLDAYGWRGALLLLAAASFNLVAAGALLRPLPVPGETPGPPRDRPGLTRLLRHGPFVRYALAFVLVDAGYYVPFVHGEARAHEVGCDEHRAGLVMAAMAAVDGGGRVAAGWLAARPATPLLRHLFAWAVLTGLVSLLLPLGTSFGGLLALASAYGFCAGAVVPLQFAGVAEVVGAGRLVHAIGLMQMFESFGSLLGAPFAGWLRDVTGNYTISFLAAGAFLLAGSLLILTLPGFFHASQGAGGKEGSPTPAPTGPETPC from the exons ccgggggggtggggggtgctggggggggcgTTCCTGCAGGCAGCGCTGGTGGCCGGGGGGGTGCGGGCGCTGGGGCTCTGCCTCCGGCCGCTAGGGGGCGCCTTCGGGGCcagggcgggggcggcggctTGGGTGGGCTCCGCCCCCTTGGCCGCCCTCCAGCTGGGGG GGCCGCTGGGCAGTGCCCTGAGCACCCGCTTCGGCGCCCGCCCCGTGGCCATGGTTGGGGGGTTCCTCTCGGGCCTGGGGCTCTTCCTGGGGGCCTTCGCCACCCACATGACCCACCTCTACCTCAGCGTCGGGTTGCTGGCGG GCCTGGGCTGGGCGTTGGTCTTCACGCCCTCCCTGGGGACCGTGGGTCGCTACTTCCCGGCACAGCGGGCGCTGGCCACCGGGCTGGTGGTGTCGGGCGCCAGCGTCTCGGGACTGGCCCTGGGGCCGCTGGTCCCGCTGCTGCTGGACGCCTACGGCTGGCGGGGggccctgctcctcctggctgCCGCCTCCTTCAACCTGGTGGCCGCCGGGGCTCTTCTCCGGCCGCTGCCCGTCCCCGGCGAGaccccggggccgccgcgggACCGGCCGGGGCTGACGCGGCTGCTGCGGCACGGGCCCTTCGTCCGCTACGCCTTGGCCTTCGTGTTGGTGGACGCCGGCTACTACGTGCCCTTTGTCCACGGGGAAGCCCGCGCCCACGAGGTGGGGTGCGACGAGCACCGCGCCGGGCTGGTGATGGCGGCGATGGCGGCGGTTGACGGGGGAGGCCGGGTCGCCGCCGGCTGGTTGGCCGCCCGGCCGGCCACCCCCCTGCTCCGTCATCTCTTCGCCTGGGCCGTGCTGACGGGGCTGGTGTCGCTGCTCCTGCCCTTGGGGACTTCCTTCGGGGGTCTCCTGGCCTTGGCCTCGGCCTACGGGTTCTGCGCCGGAGCCGTCGTGCCCCTCCAGTTTGCCGGCGTGGCCGAGGTGGTTGGCGCCGGGCGGTTGGTCCACGCCATCGGCCTCATGCAGATGTTCGAGAGCTTTGGGTCTCTGCTGGGGGCACCCTTTGCCG GTTGGCTGCGGGACGTGACCGGGAACTACACCATCTCCTTCCTTGCTGCCGGTGCCTTCCTCCTGGCCGGGAGCCTCCTCATCCTCACCCTCCCCGGCTTCTTCCACGCTTCCCAGGGTGCCGGCGGCAAAGAGGGGAGTCCCACCCCGGCCCCCACTGGCCCCGAGACCCCCTGCTGA
- the NEURL4 gene encoding LOW QUALITY PROTEIN: neuralized-like protein 4 (The sequence of the model RefSeq protein was modified relative to this genomic sequence to represent the inferred CDS: deleted 3 bases in 3 codons) has translation MGNVPRLPSSPLRWLDPPRPPLYRRYPPPCRRCPPPRPRPGPSPALTSSQTASTPPEGGAAWAGPGAPLSNEALLFHEKCGALIKLSNGHKTAERRRPLDEFNNGVVLTNRPLRDGEMFEIRIDKLVDKWSGSIEIGVTAHNPNSLEYPATMTNLRSGTIMMSGCGILTNGKGTRREYCEFSLDELQEGDHIGLTRKANNALHFYINGIDQGVATTLTPLVVYGVVDLYGMAVKVTIVHNHNHSDRLRRNNAILRALSPEGGRRPLTSPQPPAGPPAGPPPPPRLLFHPNCGQKAAIVNEGRTALRPHATDDFNHGVVLSARALRDNELFQVRIDKMVDKWAGSIEIGVTTHNPAYLQLPSTMTNLRSGTWMMTGNGVMHNGTTVLDEYGHNLDRLKAGDTVGVVRRDDGTLHFFVNGAAQGPAAWNVPPNVYAVVDLYGQAAQATIVEDGEVTSLAGDGSEGDTPGSPESPSPGGSPSDLRFHRLHGTNAVITNGGRTALRQNCRSEFNDAIVISNRALRDGELFEIVIQKMVDRWSGSIEAGVTAIRPEDLEFPNTMTDIDYDTWMLSGTAIMQDGNTMRNNYGCDLDSLGTGSRIGMMRTARGDLRYFINGADQGVACSGLPAEVYAVVDLYGQCVQVSLTGATGPADNSLTTSSATEKACPLPSPAPGPCQRFHGRCGQNVALGAEGLGAARVAGYCHGLVFSRSHLRPGELFEVRIEALDERWAGSVRLGLTALPPGQGPPGPPALPATLLDLPAPPTWVVAGAEVRRNGTLTRHNYGVSLDRLAVGNRLGVRRGPDDTMHILVDGEDMGPAATGVAKGPPTFLGCHGKNILLSNGNRTATRVSSYNQGLVLVGQPLPPGRLFQVQIDALNPQWSSSLALGVTGAPPGRGPLPACAAGLKRSAWLLQRRSVFHNARKICENYGPNLDALPAGTLLGLLVDGGGALHLYVNGCDQGVAAGGVPAPCYVLLDLYGQCQQVTIVSETPDGGGPSGDPRTRGDVEKADVVDGIKESLCWAPPPGRAPLKPCEYQALCARFKDLLLLPDEYFTPEPRRSLCFCESCQQLRGEEGCRRGEGPRDPPVPLGWCRFSLRTKPRLEAGGAWQKWPTAYHGTSAGAVRRLLDQGELLPGPWSILSGTAKAEPSGGALRGNPAPGAGPQPSAPPRLVLSPALRYAALEPFATKVHFRDPGSQRAHGAQVALEVCVRPGSFRAGPPSLRPPRGAGPRRARVGHQGAGGHRPLRAAGPRRLTGGGDGHPPPAPLPGAGDAP, from the exons ATGGGAAATGTACCCAGGTTACCGTCGTCCCCCCTGAGGTGGCTggaccccccccggcccccccttTACCGCCGGTACCCACCCCCCTGCCGG cgctgccccccgccccggccccgccccgggcccAGCCCCGCCCTGACAAGTTCCCAGACAGCCTCGACCCCCCCCGAGGGTG GTGCGGCATGGGCGGGGCCAGGGGCTCCGCTGTCCAATGAGGCGTTGCTGTTCCACGAGAAGTGCGGGGCGCTCATCAAACTGAGCAACGGGCACAAGACAGCCGAGCGCCGGCGGCCCCTCGACGAGTTCAACAACGGCGTCGTCCTCACCAACCGGCCCCTGCGTGACGGCGAGATGTTCGAG ATCCGTATCGACAAACTGGTGGACAAATGGTCTGGTTCCATCGAGATCGGGGTGACGGCGCACAACCCCAACAGCCTCGAGTACCCCGCCACCATGACCAACCTCCGCTCCG GTACCATCATGATGAGCGGCTGTGGGATCCTGACCAACGGGAAGGGGACGCGGCGCGAGTACTGCGAGTTCAGCCTCGACGAGCTGCAG GAAGGGGACCACATCGGGCTGACGAGGAAAGCCAACAACGCCCTCCACTTCTACATCAACGGCATTGACCAAg GGGTGGCAACGACGTTGACGCCGCTGGTGGTCTATGGGGTGGTGGACCTCTACGGGATGGCGGTGAAGGTGACCATCGTCCACAACCACAACCACAGCGACCGCCTGCGGCGCAACAATGCCATCCTGCGAGCGTTGTCACCCGAGGGTGGCCGGCGTCCCCTCacgtccccccagccccctgctgGGCCCCCCGCCGGGCCCCCACCGCCCCCTCGTCTCCTCTTCCACCCCAACTGCGGGCAGAAGGCGGCCATCGTCAACGAGGGGCGCACGGCTCTGCGGCCACA CGCGACAGATGACTTCAACCACGGGGTGGTGCTGAGTGCCCGGGCGCTGCGGGACAACGAGCTCTTCCAGGTCCGCATCGACAAGATGGTGGACAAGTGGGCCGGGTCCATCGAGATCGGGGTGACCACGCACAACCCTGCCTACCTCCAGCTGCCCTCCACCATGACCAACCTGCGCTCAG GCACCTGGATGATGACAGGCAACGGTGTGATGCACAACGGCACTACCGTCCTCGACGAGTACGGCCACAACCTCGACCGCCTCAAG GCGGGGGACACGGTGGGGGTGGTACGCAGGGACGACGGTACCCTCCACTTCTTCGTCAACGGGGCGGCGCAGGGACCCGCCGCCTGGAACGTGCCCCCCAACGTCTACGCCGTGGTGGACCTCTACGGCCAGGCCGCCCAGGCCACCATCGTCGAGGACGGCG AGGTGACCTCGCTGGCGGGCGATGGCTCGGAGGGGGACACCCCGGGGTCCCCCGAAAGTCCGTCCCCGGGGGGTTCCCCCAGTGACCTGCGGTTCCACCGCCTGCACGGCACCAACGCCGTCATCACCAACGGCGGGCGCACCGCCCTGCGCCAGAACTGCCGCTCCGAGTTCAACGATGCCATCGTCATCTCCAACCG GGCGCTGCGGGATGGGGAACTCTTTGAGATCGTCATCCAGAAGATGGTGGATCGCTGGTCCGGCTCCATCGAGGCGG GCGTCACCGCCATCCGCCCCGAGGACTTGGAGTTCCCCAACACCATGACGGACATCGACTACGACACCTGGATGCTGAG CGGGACGGCCATCATGCAGGACGGTAACACCATGCGGAACAACTACGGCTGCGACCTGGACTCGTTGGGGACGGGTTCGCGCATCGGGATGATGCGGACGGCGCGGGGCGACCTGCGTTACTTCATCAACGGCGCCGACCAAGGCGTCGCCTGCTCGGGGCTGCCGGCGG AGGTGTACGCGGTGGTGGACCTCTACGGCCAGTGCGTCCAGGTGTCCCTCACCGGGGCCACCGGCCCGGCCGACAACAGCCTGACCACCAGCAGTGCCACCGAGAAGGCTtgtcccctcccctccccag cccccggcccgTGCCAGCGTTTCCACGGCCGCTGCGGGCAGAACGTGGCGCTGGgggcggaggggctgggggccgccCGGGTGGCCGGCTACTGCCACGGCCTCGTCTTCAGCCGCTCCCACCTCCGGCCCGGGGAGCTCTTCGAG GTGCGGATCGAGGCGCTGGACGAGCGCTGGGCGGGTTCGGTGCGGCTGGGGCTGACGGCGTTGCCCCCCGGGCagggcccccccggcccccccgccctgcccgccaCCCTCCTGGACCTGCCCGCGCCCCCCACCTGGGTGGTGGCGGGGGCCGAGGTCCGGCGCAACGGGACCCTCACCCGCCACAACTACGGCGTCTCCCTCGACCGCCTGGCG gttgGGAACCGGCTGGGGGTGCGGCGCGGCCCCGATGACACGATGCACATCCTGGTGGACGGGGAGGACATGGGCCCCGCCGCCACCGGCGTCGCCAAG ggCCCCCCCACATTTTTGGGGTGCCACGGCAAGAACATCCTGCTCTCCAACGGGAACCGCACGGCCACCCGCGTCTCCAGTTACAACCAGGGACTGGTGCTGGTGGGACAGCCCCTCCCCCCCGGCCGCCTCTTCCAG gtgcaGATCGACGCCCTGAACCCGCAGTGGAGCTCCTCGCTGGCCCTGGGGGTGACGGGGGCCCCCCCCGGGcgcggccccctccccgcctgcGCCGCCGGCCTCAAGCGCTCGGCGTGGCTGCTCCAGCGCCGCAGCGTCTTCCACAACGCCCgcaag atctGCGAGAACTACGGCCCCAACCTGGACGCGCTGCCGGCGGGGacgctgctggggctgctggtggacggggggggggcg ctccACCTCTACGTCAACGGCTGCGACCAGggggtggcggcggggggggtcccggccccCTGCTACGTCCTGCTCGACCTCTACGGCCAGTGCCAgcag gtgacAATCGTGTCAGAGACGCCGGAC GGGGGGGGCCCCAGCGGGGACCCCCGGACGCGGGGGGATGTGGAGAAGGCCGACGTGGTGGATg GGATCAAGGAGAGCCTGTGCTGGGCCCCCCCCCCTGGCCGGGCC CCCCTCAAGCCCTGCGAGTACCAAGCTCTCTGCGCCCGCTTCAAggacctcctgctgctgcccg ATGAATATTTCACCCCCGAGCCCCGGCGCAGTCTCTGCTTTTGCGagtcctgccagcagctccggggggaggaggggtgcCGGCGGGGGGAGGGTCCCCGCGACCCCCCCGTCCCCCTTGGCTGGTGTCGCTTCAGCCTCCG gACGAAGCCGCGGCTGGAGGCGGGGGGCGCGTGGCAGAAGTGGCCGACGGCGTACCACGGCACCAGCGCCGGCGCTGTCCGCCGTCTGCTCGACCAGGGCGAGCTGCTGCCAG gcccctgGTCCATCCTGAGCGGCACGGCCAAGGCGGAGCCCTCGGGCGGAGCCCTGCGGGGTAACcccgcccccggggcggggCCTCAGCCCtcagccccgccccgcctcgtCCTCTCCCCCGCCCTGCGCTACGCCGCCCTCGAGCCCTTCGCCACCAAAGTGCA
- the TP53 gene encoding LOW QUALITY PROTEIN: cellular tumor antigen p53 (The sequence of the model RefSeq protein was modified relative to this genomic sequence to represent the inferred CDS: deleted 3 bases in 2 codons), whose translation MAARLHPRPARAGHAGTGDSPQRAAAGAAGGDTGVRTGPPPHPRGDPGVRCCPPPPPPPAPPPSWRRSWSRCWGARASSTSGTCSPITSTRFLRNCRNGRSWTPWTPPADAPGGVPVPPLPADPPPPVPPSPVVPSTEDYGGHHNFRLGFLEAGTAKSVTCTYSPELNKLYCRLAKPCPVQVRVGVRPPPGALLRAVAVYKKSEHVAEVVRRCPHHERCGGPGDGLAPAQHLIRVEGNPQARYHDDETTKRHSVAVPYEPPEVGSDCTTVLYNFMCNSSCMGGMNRRPILAILTLEGPGGQILGRRCFEVRVCACPGRDRKIEEENYRKRGGAKGGAKRACHPTAEAPESSKKRVLNPDPEVFCLQVHGRRRYEMLKEINEALEAAEGAVALPRPVKGRRPRGEGLVPRCGKKLLLKGEPVDSD comes from the exons ATGGCGGCGCGGCTTCatccccgccccgcccgcgcgGGGCATGCCGGGACGGGGGATTCCCCACAGCGtgcggcggcgggagcggctgGAG ggGACACAGGTGTCCGgacaggcccccccccccacccaagaggggacccaggcgtccggtgctgcccccccccgccgccccccccggccccccccccatcatGGCGGAGGAGCTGGAGCCGCTGCTGGGGGGCGAGGGCTTCCTCGACCTCTGGAACAT gctCCCCGATAACATCCACTCGATTCCTGAGGAACTGCCGGAATGG cAGGAGCTGGACCCCCTGGACCCCCCCCGCGGACGCCCCTGGGGGGGTGCCGGTGCCCCCCCTCCCTGCGGACCCCCCTCCGCCggtgcccccctccccggtggTCCCCTCCACCGAGGACTACGGGGGCCACCACAATTTCCGTTTGGGCTTCCTCGAGGCCGGGACCGCCAAGTCCGTCACCTGCACC tACTCCCCGGAGCTGAACAAGCTGTACTGCCGGCTGGCCAAACCCTGCCCGGTGCAGGTGAGGGTGGGggtc cgccccccccccggggcttTGCTCCGCGCCGTCGCCGTGTATAAGAAATCGGAGCACGTGGCCGAGGTGGTGCGGCGTTGCCCCCACCACGAGAGATGTGGGGGACCCGGAGACG gcctgGCCCCCGCGCAGCACCTCATCCGGGTGGAGGGGAACCCCCAGGCTCGTTAC CACGATGATGAGACCACCAAGCGACACAGCGTGGCCGTGCCCTACGAGCCCCCTGAG GTGGGGTCGGACTGTACCACCGTCCTTTACAACTTCATGTGCAACAGCTCGTGCATGGGGGGCATGAACAGGCGCCCGATTTTGGCCATCCTCACGCTGGAGGGGCCGGG agGACAGATTTTGGGGCGTCGCTGCTTCGAGGTCCGGGTCTGCGCCTGCCCCGGCCGGGACCGCAAGATCGAGGAGGAGAATTATCGCAAGAGGGGCGGGGCCAAGGGCGGGGCTAAGAGGG catgtcACCCCACGGCTGAAGCCCCCGAGAGCTCCAAGAAGCGGGTGCTGAACCCCGACCCCGAGGTCTTCTGCCTGCAG gtCCATGGGCGCCGCCGCTACGAGATGCTGAAGGAGATCAACGAAGCGCTGGAGGCGGCCGAGGGGGCGGTGGCACTGCCACGGCC ggtgaAGGGTCGCCGCCCGCGGGGGGAGGGGCTGGTGCCGCGCTGCGggaagaagctgctgctgaagggggAGCCGGTGGACTCCGACTGA
- the ACAP1 gene encoding LOW QUALITY PROTEIN: arf-GAP with coiled-coil, ANK repeat and PH domain-containing protein 1 (The sequence of the model RefSeq protein was modified relative to this genomic sequence to represent the inferred CDS: deleted 1 base in 1 codon) yields the protein MTVKLDFEECLRDSPWFRAAVEEAEADVAELETHLEKVLKLCSAMLEAGRQLEGTSRAFAAGLRELAGIPRGDPLVREALEKFCDSLEQMMDSHEELQDSTQVALRRHHPHPAQGARGLREARRERARAAEALAGALQHHAEVPRRRPLEAREAAAALGGARGVARARGLDYVLQINVMQDKKKTEILQFVLALLEAQAAFFSQGHRRATSTQQYRGQLGAQLDRLVLEGARQQRDMEQRHALLLQQDLSQETVGGATGEAGPGAPPMEGYLYKRASNAFRTWSRRWFSIQSNQLVYLKRARDPPTVVVEDLRLCTVKPCPDLERRFCFEVVSPSKSCVLQADSAGQQRAWLSAVQSSIASAFSQGPPRDPPALPNPCPPPSSPPNVRGRGPGGFGGGPPESQVLETVLGLEGNGSCCDCREPAPAWASVNLGITLCIECSGIHRSLGVHFSKVRSLTLDSWEPELVKLMCELGNSTLNRIYEARVEEMGVKRPPPGCSRAQREDWIRAKYVEKKFVTGLPGGGPRPRPSRAGPASRPGSAPRGSPTPRSCHTPEPPEAEGPPSLHPGALLYWAAQHRRLPTMADALAHGADPGWVNAAEDNRTPLLQAVAANSLLACEFLLQNGASVNQSDSRGRGPLHHATVLGHTGCVPSSVLGRGGEGELGGGGTAPHSEPYVISGGGAHPKSGRFGKLNRGCLGQCPDG from the exons atgacGGTGAAGCTGGACTTCGAGGAGTGTCTGCGGGACTCGCCCTGGTTCAG ggcGGCCGTGGAGGAGGCGGAGGCAGATGTGGCCGAACTCGAGACCCACCTGGAgaag gtgcTGAAGCTGTGCTCCGCCATGCTGGAGGCCGGACGGCAGCTGGAGGGAACGAGCCGGGCCTTCGccgcggggctgcgggagcTGGCGGGGATCCCCCGCGGGGACCCCCTCGTGCGG GAGGCTCTGGAGAAATTCTGTGACTCCCTAGAGCAGATGATGGACAGCCACGAG gagctgcaggacagCACCCAGGTCGCCCTGCGCCGCCACCATCCACACCCTGCTCAAGGA gcgcgggggctgcgggaggcGCGTCGGGAGCGGGCGCGGGCGGCGGAGGCGCTGGCGGGGGCCCTGCAGCACCACGCCGAGGTCCCGCGCCGGCGGCCCTTGGAGGCCCGAGAAGCTGCCGCTGCTTTGGGCGGGGCCCGGGGCGTGGCCCGGGCGAGGGGGCTGGATTATGTTCTGCAG atcaATGTGATGCAGGACAAGAAGAAGACAGAGATCCTCCAGTTT gtgctGGCCCTGCTGGAAGCCCAGGCCGCCTTCTTCAGCCAGGGCCACCGCAGGGCCACCAGCACCCAGCAGTACCGGGGGCAGCTGGGGGCGCAG CTGGACCGGCTGGTGCTGGAGGGGGCCCGGCAGCAGCGGGACATGGAGCAGCGCCAcgccctgctgctgcagcag GACCTATCACAGGAGACGGTGGGCGGGGCCACAGGGgaggcggggccgggggcc cCCCCCATGGAGGGGTACCTGTACAAGAGAGCCAGCAACGCCTTCCGCACCTGGAGCCG gcgcTGGTTCTCCATCCAGAGCAACCAACTGGTGTACCTCAAACGGGCGCGG gaccccccaaCAGTGGTGGTGGAGGACCTGCGCCTCTGCACCGTCAAGCCCTGCCCCGACCTCGAGCGTCGCTTCTGCTTCGAGGTCGTCTCCCCCTCCAA GTCCTGCGTGCTGCAGGCAGACTCGGCGGGGCAGCAGCGAGCCTGGCTCAGCGCCGTCCAGAGCAGCATCGCCTCCGCCTTCAGCCAGGggcccccccgggacccccccg CACTACCCaacccctgccccccacccagcagCCCGCCGAACGTTCGTGGTCGGGGTCCCGGGGGGTTCGGGGGGGGGCCCCCCGAATCTCAGGTTCTGGAGacggtgctggggctggaggggaacGGGAGCTGCTGCGACTGCCGGGAGCCGGCACCCGCCTGGGCCAGCGTCAACCTGGGCATCACCCTCTGCATCGAGTGCTCCGGCATCCACCG gagcctGGGGGTCCACTTCTCCAAAGTGCGTTCGCTGACGCTGGACTCCTGGGAGCCTGAACTGGTGAAG ttgATGTGCGAGCTGGGGAACAGCACCCTGAACCGCATCTACGAGGCTCGGGTGGAGGAGATGGGGGTGAAGAgacccccccccggctgctccCG ggcgCAGCGGGAGGACTGGATCCGGGCCAAGTACGTGGAGAAGAAATTCGTCACCGGGCTCCCGGGAGgggggccccggccccgcccatCCCGCGCAGGCCCCGCCTCTCGCCCAGGCTCCGCCCCCCGCGGCAGCCCCACCCCCCGCAGCTGCCACA ccccagagcccccggAGGCGGAGGGCCCCCCCAGCCTTCACCCCGGGGCTCTGCTCTACTGGGCGGCCCAGCACCGGCGCCTGCCCACCATGGCCGACGCGCTGGCCCACGGCGCCGACCCCGGGTGGGTCAACGCCGCCGAGGACAACCGCACCCCCCTGCTGCAAGCTGTCGCCGCG aactcgCTGCTGGCTTGCGAGTTCTTGCTGCAGAACGGAGCCAGCGTCAACCAGAGCGACAGCCGCGGGCGGGGGCCGCTGCACCATGCCACCGTGCTGGGACATACTGGGTGCGTCCCCAGTAGCGTActgggaaggggtggggagggggaactggggggggggggtactgCCCCTCACTCTGAGCCCTATGTTATCAGTGGTGGCGGCGCCCACCCCAAAAGCGGCCGGTTTGGGAAGCTAAACAGGGGCTGCCTTGGGCAGTGCCCAGATGGGTGA